The Falco cherrug isolate bFalChe1 chromosome 3, bFalChe1.pri, whole genome shotgun sequence genome segment tttctgcttctcccaccACCGCAGCggtgggaggggacacagctgggacagctgaccctgactgaccaaagggacattccataccataggatgGCATGCTCAGCATAtcaagctgggggaagaaaaaggaaggggggacgtttggagtgatggcattcATCTTCCACAGTAAGTattacgcatgatggagccccGCTTTCCTGGcaatggctgaacacctgcctgcccacaggaagtggtgaatgaattccttgctttgctttgcttgtgtgcatggcttttgctttacccattaaactgtatttatctcagcccacatgttttctcacttttacacttctgattctcttcccccatcccaccagcaggcagtgTGTGAGTGGCTGTATGATAtggcttagttgccagctggggttaaaccacaacactccTCCAACCCAGTTCTGTTCTGTTGGTAACCTTACAGAACAGTGAAACATGTATCAGGGTCCAAGTCCCATCACATCACCAGCAGCTGGCTTTACTTCAGGGCccctccacagctgctgcactgtgATGCCATCAGATGTTAGCCAGTGCTTTGATTCAGCATTTTCAAGCTTCATTCTTcctatttaaaaatgaagaataaactAGAGATAAACTAGATGCACTAGAGGTGCTGTTATAATGTCACGAATATCAACACAATCACATACCCTCCAGGATCTTCTTAATAAAGACAATGAACAACAGACATATCAGTTCACATGGAGTTTAGAGTAATTTAGGCTGGAATGGATGTCTTGAGGGCATGTCGTCACTTTGCAAGAGTTAACTTTTATACTCAAACAATAAACAAGAAACTATGTTCTTTTAGGTCAATTCAACATTCTGTAACAGAACAACCATCAAAACTAGTTTTAGTAAGAGCAGCAACCtagattttgaaagaaatccagCATCTCACCAAAACCCATATGAAATCTAAGCAGTGTTTCTAAAAAGCTGCCACCCATCACGTGAACTTTCTGGCAGGGATTAAGATTctggggaaaataataaaacctgaGGGTTCCTAAATATTTTGTTACAAATCCAATTCCTAAAcaacagaataaattattaGGACAACAATGTGCAAATGTTGAAATGCACTAATAAGCAGTACCACCtcataaaaataagttttaataTTAACAACTTGATTTCACGTGTTCAAGTCCTGCATTGCTTACAAAGATGggtttattctttttcattcttctgcacTGACTGCACACCCTCTGTTTTAACCCTATTTcgctttctttttcttcttttcttcttttcagcagaAGGCTCCTGACcctcctgtgttttctttttcttcttcagacaGCTGAGAGGATTGGGGCCACCTGCCCTTTTAcgttttcttctcttttcaccTTCTTGCTTTGCTagtccttctttttctttaagctgcACAATAGTTTGTTTTTGGTGCTCTGGAACAAGCTGATTTGTCTGCAACTTTTGAACAAATACCAGAGATTTAGGAGAAGGTTTGTCTAGCACCATAGTGTTCTGAATAATAAAGAGGAGAGGAACACCAGccttctttttcactttgtttgCTAAATCCTGGTCCTGTAAAGTTAAATACTTCAGTCAACATTTTGGGATTAAATGATCTTTGCAATTCAAATGTACCTACTTTTAATACAAAACTATGCAGATAAATTACATTATGAAAAAGATAAGAAACTTAATCTAGCAGATACACGTGACAGTGCCTTTCACAGCAATTTCAATTTCTCTCCTGATGAGCTGATGGAAAAATTactaatatttccttttttcatgcaTGTATGAGCATACATGcattttttgaggaaaaagcCCCAGCTCATTGGTATGTAGTCCACCACAAGTAAtaacataatttcttttacaaCAACTCATTTTAAACATCTTGTATCTTATGCAGGTATAGAGAATTCTACTGTAAACCATGTTATATGTAGTATATTATTTATACATACAGCCCCAATAACAGCCCTAAGAAAAAATTTGCCTTTCTTATGTGTATCCAAGTTTATTCTTTAGTTAAAACCTCcaaaaattcttaaaattgAAGTGATATGGTGGTTGTAAcacttgatttcatttttcagactACTGTGCAAAACAGCTTGGGGCAGGGGATGCATATGCAGGCAATATGTAAATTAACATTCATCAGTTGTTTTCTTATATGTCAATAGGTAGTCAGCACGTTTTCTACACTTTCTGATAAACTAAGCAATATCCTTCTAGGGTAAAAAGATCTAGTTGTTCAAGTAAGACAAAAGTTTCCCTGCTTCACACAAATACATTTAAGGGCAAGTAAGGCTTTACAAGATGAATTCCCacaagctgtttaaaaatctgGTAATTGAGGTTTCTGTAGGTTTCCTTGTCCTTAGGTGTCAAAGAATCACTTCAAATGAAACTGAGTTACGTTTCCCATTAGCATTTACCTGTGTAGCGATAAAGAAGTGATGAGGGTTGCCTTCTTCAATCATAGAGAGTAAACAGGCCGAACCACTCACAGGATCCTTCTGGTGAGAACACTTTCGAACTTGAAATCTTTGGGCGATTAATTTTGCTCCATACAGCGCTTTCCCCAATGATTCCAGCTCTTTTAGAACACAtctgaaaaccaaaagcaatGATGATTTCTAAATGAGAAGATACCTACACATTTTCTACAACAGCAAAAGGTTGATGTGAGTTAATTAGGAATGAGCAATGCCCAGTTATTCAGGCTCTATGATTTGTAAATGGCACCCAGTAATATTAAAGGAGTAGCCCATATGAAGACATCAGCAAGATGTCCCTGGTTTTGAACAAGAATAACCAGCAACAACATTAAGTTATattaaatgatttaaaaatatttcatatcaGTGACAATGCTAAGTCCTCATATTTATGTTCGGATACCACCTAGCATTATGGTATGTGGCCAGTGGTAGGAATGTAGAGCCTTGAAATACAGCTTCAAGGATATGACAGCAACTATTTCTCTTTCCAGAGATGAAGGTTTAACCTTTGAGGACAGGCTTTGCGGAGACCTGAGCCTGTTCCTTTTGCAAAGTCTCTTGCAAGCCAGCTCATTTCCTCAGGGAAGATCTGGTTATGTCACAGAGTTGCTGTTTCACCAACTTCACActctgaaagcagagaaaatgagtCCACTTGGCTGTCCTAAGTggaaacaggtaaaaaaagacCAACAGACATTGCTGCAAGAAGGAAGCGAGAAGTGACATTTAGATATGACTGGAATACAGTTTGGATCAAAGTGATTCCCGAACCTTTCACAGTTAAGGTCATGACTCGATACTTTCTACTGTTTAAAGTTCTGTGTGCTTTGCAAGAGGgctcagtgtttcatttttgtcaCCCAGGGGATACATCTTCCTGATATTTTCAGTACTAGTCTCCGTGATGTGCAGTTGGCTATTTCATTATTGTAGCGATGGGAATTTTATCATCCACAGTATACGAACTCAAGTAAAAACGAAGGCAGTTTCAAGGCAATTCTGATTATTCAGTGTGCATGCTTCACTTCCACGCCTTTGCCTAGCACATCCTTGTTCTCCCTTGAGAACAACGGCTTTGGCAACAATCCCTTACTGGCAGGCCACAACTCCAGGCAAGCGGCagtcccctccctgcccaagAGACGTGAGCTTCTCCCGGGTGTTCTCACTTCGTGGGACTGGGAGGAGGCCCACGCGGGCCCCCCTCACACCCCGGGGTCACCCCTCGCCCCAGCTCATCCCTCAACAGCTTCCGCCATCTTGGAAAAACCAGCCGCCACTGAAAGCGGCTCCCATCCTCCTGCAAGCCCGCTACAGCCCACGGCGCCACCTCCTCGCCGCAGCTACCGCCCCCGGCCCCACAACCACGGGGGCCCAGAGCCGCACGGCGCCCACCCCCGCCGCCGGGGTGGCTGAGGCGAGCGTGAGGAGCCACGGCCGCCACGCGCACCCCCCCGCCTTCAACACCCCCCGCGCATGCGCACTGcggctcccgccccgccgcggcctccagccccccgccccgggcatGCGCACCGGGGCCGCCCGGCGGGACCACCGCCCCGGCCCTACCGGGTGGTGCACAGCTGCGTGGCGCCGTCCAGGTAGCCGGGCAGCTGCTCCCGGATCTGGATCTTGTTGCGGAGCGCGGCCTGGCAAAAGGTGCCGTCCAGCAGCACCTGGAAGGGCTCGCGAAAGTGGAAGCTGTGCTTGTAGAAGCCCATTATCTTCTTGGCGTGCTTCTGCCGCGTCAGCTTCATggcgcccgcccgccgctgccgcccgctCCCCCGGAAGCtgcgccgggcccggccgccgccgcggagCGCAGGGGGCGGGGCCTCCCGGGCCTGCCCCGGGGCCTGGGGCGCTGCAACCGCCGGGTGTCGGGGCCGCCTGCGCGGCGCGGAGGGCTCTGGGGTTACGCGCCCCCTGGGGAAGGCGGCAGGCTCAGCCCGCGCCCGGCCCAGTGCGCCTAGTcggccgggcgggggctggggccgTGCGGGCGGAGCGGGCCGCTGCCTGCCCGCCCTGCTTGGGGCCTGCGGGGGCCTCCATCACCTGCTAGTACCTCACACTGATTACCTGAATACTATCATGGaatggtctgggttggaagggacctaaaaGATGACCTAGTTCCAACCaccctgccacgggcagggacaccttccactaggcCAGGTTGCCTAAAGTCCCATCgagcctggccttgaacacttgcagggacggggcatccacagcttctctgggcaacctgtgccagtgcctcaccagcCTTAGCATAAAAAACATCTTGTATCTACTCTAAACCTACCCTCTCTAGTTTAAATCCATCAcgccttgtcctgttgctataggccctgctaaaaagtctgccTCTATTCTTGTAAGTCCCCTTCAAGTATCGAAAGGCCTCTACAAGATCTCCCCAGAGCTTCTCTCCctcaggctgaacaatcccaaaTCTCCCAGCCTGttacaggagaggtgctccagcccctgatcACCTTGGTGGCCCTTCCgtggacttgctccaacaggtccatgtccttcttacgctgggggccccagagctggatgcagtacagACTGCTGGACTGTTGGTtgtgcttcttttgatgcagcccaggatatggttggctttctgggctgcaagagcacattgctgggtcatgttgagcttcttgtcagccaacacccccaagtccttgtcctcagggctgctctcaatctgTTCTTTGCCCAGCCTGCATTGATGCTGTTGTTGCCCTGACCCAGCTGCAGGAACTTGCTCTTGGCCTTGTTGGACTTCATAAAGTTTTGCATGGGCCCACTTGTCAAGCCTGCTaaagtccctctggatggcatccctcccctccagcatgctcactgcaccacacagcttggtgttgtcagcaAAACTGCTGAAGGTGCATTCCATCCCAGTGTCCATGTCACCGACAAAGGTGTtgaacagtactggtcccagcATGTACGCCTACGGAACAGCATTTGTCACTCTTCTCCACTgggacattgagctgttgactaAAACTCttttgagtgcaaccatccagccaattccttatccaccgaGTGGTCCACCTGTCAAATCCACGTGTCTCCAGTTTAGAGATGAGGACgttgtgtgggacagtgtcaaaagctttgcacatatccaggtagatgatgtcagttgctcttccctcatccatcaACGCTGTAACCCTGTTGTAGAAGGCCATcagatttgtcaggcacaattttCCCTTAGTGAaaccatgttggctgtcacaaccacttattttccatgtgccttagtatagtttccaggaggatctgctccacgACCTTGCTGGGCActgaggtgagactgaccagcctgcTCAGTTAACTAGTTCATTACCCTGTGTTTTGTGGTGCTATGCGAGCTCCTGCTGTTTGCTAAGATCAGAAATAcacatgattttcttttttctaattcatATAATGATTAAATCACAACTGCTGTCCCAGAGACTGTAGTTTAATCGTGCATCGGCATACTTTCCTTAGGAAGGCTTATTCAATGCCTGCTTATATTGTTTGCCTGTATTGGCTACATCAATGCAAGCTCTGTGTGCACAAAATTGAAGTTGAAAAGCGTATGTTCTACATTTTAATACTACTACATTTTTCCATGataaatagaaaatttaatttcagtatagTCTGGGGAAATGGCTGTCATTCAGAAAGCTAGATTGCACAAACTCCCTCTCCAACAAAACATGAGCACACAAGACATTTGGCAGTTAAGAAACTGAAGTTAATGCCTGTATTTTAGGCAAGCAAAGGGATACAATAGCTTAATACCATCAAAATGATAATTGGAGACATCTGTCTTGCTATACAGGTGCAACGGGGGACATTTTCTGCCAAGGACAACTGTATTGCAAGCAAAAAATTGCAGGTACCTGCCAGTTAGCTGTAATCAGTCAGACTGCTCTTAAGGTCATTTAAGCAAATACCCACCTGCCATACTGGTCTTTCTGCTAGCAAATAAACACGGAAAACATCTGTTTCCAGGCAGGTTAGTTAGTGCTAagagaaattgaaaaataatacatttgatTACTATTTTAGAAATTCAAATGTTTAAATGGGAAGATATTTTAAGTACTTACAGGATGAAAAGTATGAAGAGCAGGTGATTGAGAGTGTTTTCCATGGGATCCGATTGTGCTGTTGGCAGTATTTTGCTGTCATTAAATCCTTCTTTCCAGCTGTCTTCAGGAGACAGTTGCACGTTCACGAGTATCATGGACATATGTGGATACATGCCTCACTCTATGAGTGATAATGTTGAATTCATTGGTCTTTATTAAACTTCAGTCCTGTGGCCGATGTATTCCCACACTGGCATGGTGTCCCAGTTCTTCTATCTAACTGCAtagtttcattatttaaaaaattagacAAAAGCATTCAGCAAGACTCCAAAGAAAACCTTACtagatgaattattttttctttaagcagttttttctttttcttttttttttttttttggggggggggatgatgatgatgactaATTAACTGCTCAAAGACAGGCAGTTGTTCCTTATTAAGAACACTTTCCACATCTCAGAGCTAGATAGCAATGATAATAGCTGCTATTGCAGAATGgagataaaaaaagagaaacaagtaaTTGACAACGTGAACTAGTCATCATTTTGAACTGAATGCAAAGTAAGATATATCCCAGAATAGGGCGTTAAATACCATTGTGATGAGATACTCTTTCCCTGTTCAGTTGGTAAATAACATCATCACAGACAAGTTGTAATGCAATTGGTATGGTAAAATATGTTCGGAAGACTGTCTAGCAGGCAAAACAACACAGATTTCTCCTTCATTGTGCAGAAGATAGCATTAATTGTATGATAAACTGCTCACAGTACCATTCTGTGAACTGCATTTCACTTTTACGCAATTCTTCTAAAGCTCCTtgttaataaattttaaatgttaaaagtaATGTCTTTGAGAATACTCTAACAGTGCAgagaagtacattttttttcagcattttctttgattattttGGTAGTATGGGTAATCTTTTGTGTATAACAAAATTCACCATATTTCTTTCAAGTTAAATTCTTTTACTATACCTGTGATCCATCTGTACAgtggactttttaaaaataagccaaaGGATTTTACAGGAGCTGCTGAATCCAGTGGTCGCTGGGACCTGGGGATTGCTGCTCCTGGCCGCTAAAGTCCACCTATGTACAGTTTTTGGACCCAGAAGGGTTCTTAGGCTCACACATCCTGGACAAGTGTAtgcatgcacgcacacacagagaAGACACTAATACAGCCAGCCATGCCATGCAGGCTCTGACAGCACATATAACTCTATCAGAAATCATATATAATGTAAGTACAGATAGTGAAGTCCTGCTCCCTCTCTCCAGCTGATCAGGACTGAAATTCTGAAGTGACCACTCACACCCTCAATCCCTGTACTCACCAGCACACCCACATTCACAGGTCTGTCAAATTTTATCATGGCCCCTTGGTCCATCTAATATCCATGTCTGAACCTTGGGTTCCCTAACCTGTCTATGCATGTATGCACATCTCCTACTCACTGGCTAGTCTGCCTGGAATCTGCTAGCACATTACACATCCGTGGGATGAGATTAACTGAGGAAAGGTAACTAGTTAAGAAAGGGGCATAATAAGAAGATAGGATAGGCAGCTGTCATCAGGCAGAGCTCAAAGTGTACTGACCACTGCTGGCACATATTTGAGCCACCCTCCACACCATTTGCCTGCAAATCCTCCTAGATCCACCCTAatccttcctttccctgcttttggCAAGTTCTGTAAACATCCCATAGGAAGTTTTGCCTAATCCCACAAGCCTCTGCTGATATCCCAGAAAAAGTTTTGCACAGTCCCATACACCCTATCAAATATTTTGTGACCCTCACAATAATCACATTTCTCTCTTCTTAGCAGAGACAAAGCACAGACTGACCTCCCCCACAGCGGCTGCCTGGGCAGATCCTTTAATAGCCTGAAGAGTTCTGCTGTTCATTAACATCTTTGTTACCACCTGCTTCTTTGGCAACTtttgtgcatctgtgtgtgtttaatctatcactttccttttgtttcttattgTCATACTGAATAGGTCTTAACCAGATGACTTAACCAAATGCTTTCCCATTCCACATGCCCTTACAGAAACTGTCTATAGAACTGTAAAGCTTGTCACGAAGCTCAGAGGAAGACAcctttttgaaattatttgctattATACTTTTACTTGAGGAGTTTCATCAATTATCTGGCTGTACCACTAAAAGACTTTGAGGTTTggattgtttggggtttttttctttttatgtgagCATTTTATTGAAGAGCTAAGAAACCGCTTGCATTATCAGCAGACTGCCTACCAGCAGTATTATTGTAGAAGTGAGCATAAGGAGGAGAGTGGAAGGTGTTGAAGCACTACCTTTGTTAATGTGACttgttttttccaaagacaggaaacagaatttgaaatatggaacttctttttctgaaacacaagTCCTTGATCACTGCTGGACAGGATACAGATCTAGGGTACAGTTCTGATCTAACAAAACCGTCCCTGTGACTTTATCAATAATACTAATTCCTTGTGGGTGAATATACAGTATTATGAAAGAAAGGTATCACTGAAGAAGGAGACCTTCTATATATCCAAAGTGGGAGGAGACCTTCATTCTGAACTTCCCAACCTGTGCAATGATGAGCCAGGCATTGTAGGAAACCAGGCTTCGCCAGTCGCACCACACACAAAATTTGCTCCAGCAGAGTATTAGCTCTGTGCAGAGAAGACTATCTCTTGGCATATATGGGTTGAGCTCTGGTTTTGAGGCACTAGGTAATCCAGTAGTAGAATTAAATAACATAAAATTGTTATGACATGGATTACTTGAAGTGAAAGCTGTTCTTTATCAAAAGAGCTTTGATGTAGGCCTAGTAACAAAGGTTCTCCTTAATAGCTGGCACTTGGCAAATGCTTGGAGCTTGGCAAGAAAAACATCTCAGATCCTGATTCTCCCAAACTTGTCCTGTGTCAGACTTCTTTAATTGGAATGTTGCTTTTGGGCAAGTGTTACGCTTTTTGGTTATCTGCAGTGAGTTTTAGCACCAGACATGCTTACATACGAAAAATGAACTgatttacaaaaaagaaaagggcagGGTTTTCAACGACaacatttggaaacaaaactaTCGTAAACACAGGACAGTAAAACATTGTTGCAGTGTGGCTGAAAATACTTTCCTAGGTGTATTTTTGAGTTTTTCCTGAGGTATATGTAGGCCACAGAAAAAGATTCAGCAGCACTTAATGTGCTAAATTATATTTGCCagaatatttattattcattgtTGGCCCCTCCTTTCGTTGCCTTGGGGCTGGTTTTGAGCTTTTGAACTTTAGCCTTCATCATGTACATTCATCTTTTACagtacttatttttctgttatctcATGGGAATGCAGCATCTGGATTTATAATAAACATGGCTGTGACaagctctgttttttcttcacagattGGTACAAACTCAGCAGATGAAAGTTTTGCATGTGATAAAGCTTTCTGCACCTTTCTGGCTTTACTGTTACCATACTCCTTAGttagaaaattacttctggTTTAAATACTGTAACTGCCCATCACAGTGTGTCCCACATTAACTGTCTTTTCAATTGTTTATAATAAGATGCACATAATTAATGTAGAGGTTAGGGTGTTTAGTTTCACTACACACTGGTGGCTTCCATGGGTAAGAAATAGAATAGCAGATATCTATACAGGCTTTTAAGTGACTGCTTATAGTAGCAAGTACTTTGAGAATTCTCTGGAAAGTAAGGATTTTGCAGGCAACTTTAACTTTCTTActacagctgaaagaaattatAGGCCTGAAAATAATCTGTGGGATTCTTGACAGCTTCTCAAATGTTACACCTCTCTTTTTTGACCTTGAGCTAAGTTTGCATGAATGATGAACAAAATCAGATCTTATCTAATTTCACTAAATCTTTTGTTGTTCTGAATAGATACACATCACTGATAGGCATCATTTAGTTTATGCAGAATTTTTGGTTGATGCAGCTCTTTAAGATGTACATGTTAGACAACTGGTTTCATGCTGCTGTAGGACACCCAAGGGCATCCTTTTGGAGCAGCTCTTCCTCCCTGCACTCTTCACTGAGATCTGCAGTAGTTAGGTGCCATTCTGCATCACGTGTGACATGCTGCAGTACTGCTCTCTCTATACTCACAGAGCTTGTAGAAGCACTTGAGTGATGTAAAAGTGCCATAACCTAGACAAACAGGAAGTTTTTGTGGAGTACCCAGGACTGGAACTGTAACTTCAATTTGGGGAGCAGGAAGAACGCAGAAGACAGGAAGATATCTTGCCAAACACTGATTATGTGATAGCTGATGTGCTAGGTAGATAGAGGGAAAGAACGGAGTGATGCTTTACATCTTGTCTCCTATTGTGCCTATGAAAGTATCCATTGCTGCATTTTGAGCAGAACATCCCTCTCTCCTTGTTAATATTtgataaaaagtaaatatatcaGGTACATTTTAGTTCTTTTAAACACCTACATGGTTTTACTTTGGAGATTACAGGAAGCTGGAAGACctaaaacatttctaattttcGGCATGCTTGCTGccatttgttttctcattttttgttCTCCTTAGAGAAGGTTGTTATATTCAGCATGTAATGGCTTGTGTGTCATCAAGAATCAGAAGGTGCATTAGTTGATTATGAAGATAAGGCTGAACAAAGTGACATCAAAAGAGAAATTATGTGGGAAGCCTATCTCCAACAAGGAATTAACTTTATGGCCCAAATTCTGATTTGTGCAGGAGAATTCAGTTCAATTCCCTGAGATATTATATGTGTCTTTTCACCTTTTAATTGATTTCAGGGAGAAATCAGTTAACTGGGAATAGAGAAATAGAATCTTTACATTGTGGTGGTAAATGATATATACCCTCTATGTTTAC includes the following:
- the UTP23 gene encoding rRNA-processing protein UTP23 homolog gives rise to the protein MKLTRQKHAKKIMGFYKHSFHFREPFQVLLDGTFCQAALRNKIQIREQLPGYLDGATQLCTTRCVLKELESLGKALYGAKLIAQRFQVRKCSHQKDPVSGSACLLSMIEEGNPHHFFIATQDQDLANKVKKKAGVPLLFIIQNTMVLDKPSPKSLVFVQKLQTNQLVPEHQKQTIVQLKEKEGLAKQEGEKRRKRKRAGGPNPLSCLKKKKKTQEGQEPSAEKKKRRKRKRNRVKTEGVQSVQKNEKE